One Glycine soja cultivar W05 chromosome 2, ASM419377v2, whole genome shotgun sequence genomic region harbors:
- the LOC114374177 gene encoding uncharacterized protein LOC114374177 — protein sequence MYLLLAMRKRDTDAGEQRDGSEQRDAEASDERDAGGEERDVADSEEEKEVNSDETDAEWFINFSCMLNEVEAEVETDGYHSEELHIPISSDNEDEDVEVYPQYSQSSGVGEQKLELGMEFGTLGEFKSALREYSILMGREFKWKKNDKQRARAKCKKAFCDWEIYCAKNEVRNSFQIKTFKHNHNCCKEVNNKQANRQWVVSKLEGKLRMQPTLKCVEALEYFKQEFGVHIEVTKMWRAMKEEKQLVEGNERKQYAKVFDYAHELLRSNPGSTVKINTMPSPEGLDGCFLKSAFGGNLLSAVGLDGNNHIYVIAYAVVDIENKDNWKWFLTFLHEDLGDYIQNGWNFMLDMQKGLIPALQEVMPGAPHRFCVLHLWKKFTKQWKSKELKGIVWQCAKSTIVVEFEGHMAHLKTINCQAWEYLNKWPKQAWTKAHFSAIPKVYNICNNTCEVFNSRILQYRCKPIITMLEEIRSYIMRTMAARKVKLSGKPGPLCPV from the exons ATGTACCTGTTGCTGGCCATGAGGAAG AGGGATACTGATGCTGGTGAGCAAAGAGATGGTAGTGAGCAGAGGGATGCTGAAGCTAGTGATGAGAGAGATGCTGGTGGTGAAGAGAGAGATGTTGCTGATAGTGAGGAGGAAAAGGAAGTTAACAGTGATGAGACAGATGCTGAGTGGTTTATAAATTTCTCTTGTATGTTGAATGAAGTTGAAGCTGAAGTTGAGACAGATGGTTATCATTCAGAGGAGCTTCATATCCCCATTAGTAGTGATAatgaagatgaggatgttgaAGTTTATCCTCAATATAGTCAAAGTAGTGGAGTTGGTGAACAGAAGTTGGAATTAGGGATGGAGTTTGGTACTCTAGGTGAATTTAAATCTGCCTTGAGGGAGTATAGCATATTGATGGGCAGGGAGTTCAAGTGGAAGAAGAATGATAAACAGAGGGCTAGAGCAAAATGCAAGAAGGCATTTTGTGATTGGGAAATCTACTGTGCAAAGAATGAAGTTAGAAACTCTTTTCAGATAAAGACATTTAAGCATAACCATAATTGCTGCAAAGAAGTGAACAACAAACAAGCAAATAGACAATGGGTGGTCAGTAAACTTGAGGGCAAACTCAGAATGCAGCCAACCCTTAAATGTGTTGAAGCTTTGGAATATTTCAAGCAAGAGTTTGGAGTGCACATTGAAGTTACAAAGATGTGGAGagccatgaaagaagaaaagcaaCTAGTGGAAGGGAATGAGAGGAAACAATATGCCAAAGTATttgattatgcacatgaattatTGAGGAGCAATCCTGGATCAACAGTTAAGATCAACACAATGCCAAGTCCAGAAG GTCTAGATGGATGTTTCCTAAAGAGTGCATTTGGAGGAAACTTGCTCTCTGCTGTTGGGCTTGATGGCAATAACCACATCTATGTTATTGCTTATGCTGTTGTGGACATTGAGAACAAAGACAATTGGAAatggtttttaacttttttgcaTGAAGATCTTGGGGATTACATACAGAATGGGTGGAATTTCATGTTAGACATGCAAAAG GGACTTATTCCAGCTTTACAGGAAGTCATGCCTGGTGCACCTCATAGATTTTGTGTCTTGCATCTTTGGAAAAAATTTACAAAGCAATGGAAAAGCAAGGAACTTAAAGGAATTGTGTGGCAATGTGCAAAATCCACTATTGTTGTTGAGTTTGAAGGCCATATGGCCCATTTGAAGACAATCAACTGCCAGGCTTGGGAGTATTTGAATAAATGGCCCAAACAAGCATGGACAAAAGCCCACTTCAGTGCAATACCCAAGGTGTACAATATATGCAACAACACTTGTgaggtattcaattccagaattcTGCAGTATAGATGCAAGCCTATTATCACAATGCTTGAAGAAATTAGAAGTTATATCATGAGAACCATGGCTGCCCGCAAGGTTAAACTTTCTGGAAAGCCTGGACCATTATGTCCAGTGTAG
- the LOC114374186 gene encoding uncharacterized protein LOC114374186 yields MRTICKNIGVPVRPKKYVAPSTSNEDDHLLSQDEQALNEAEEAAAHVQQDPVEINLSQPHLSQDSDMELMVPATIVPPIARNKLTITRAKQRKVADKDDAEN; encoded by the exons ATGAGGACAAT CTGTAAAAATATTGGAGTTCCTGTTAGGCCAAAGAAATATGTTGCACCATCAACTTCAAATGAGGATGACCACCTATTATCTCAAGATGAACAAGCTTTGAATGAGGCTGAAGAAGCTGCTGCTCATGTTCAACAAGATCCGGTGGAGATTAATTTATCTCAGCCTCATTTGTCACAAGATAGTGACATGGAGTTGATG GTCCCTGCAACTATTGTTCCACCAATAGCAAGGAATAAGCTAACCATAACAAGAGCCAAACAAAGGAAGGTTGCTGATAAAGATGATGCAGAAAACTGA
- the LOC114391692 gene encoding myosin-binding protein 7-like isoform X2 — MASEVAPSSGDLLKCCNCGCGCSLVAHSSGTWMRSVKRKLDEFKMDGQLPIPAIARIEVENECVALREMVSMQQRTIQDLNAELEEERNSSSTAANEAMSMILRLQREKAEVQMEARQFKRFAEEKMTHDQEELLSLEDLLYKREQIIQSLTCEVQAYKHRLMSFGLTEDEAEGDQYELPTYEYPPLKCNVMHDGMDAGNDDTDIEKYAFGETPSDRLRNLENRISQMEKTPTYSRMDGDFTGKNILEKVIVGQSPRRIKHSRRFSSDSASLSGIGKEIGPESMMDSPKLNSNYRRDYFSESEDPSNFKKVHNASDGDDMSDRIYTIDSVHCGAPYNGFTDSKAGGFEDYATTPRESGNHATDFEDPYIKKLYMRLQALEADRESMRQAIISMRTDKAQVVLLKEIAQHLCKEMSPKRKMWISSIVFWRKRAHQSKYMFGLPPESVGLLMLLDKGMHARPWRCVSSTQVGD, encoded by the exons ATGGCTTCGGAAGTAGCCCCATCTTCCGGGGATTTGTTGAAATGTTGCAACTGTGGATGCGGTTGCTCCTTGGTAGCTCATTCTTCGGGGACATGGATGCGATCCGTTAAACGGAAGCTTGATGAGTTCAAAATGGACGGCCAATTACCCATTCCTGCGATTGCGCGGATTGAAGTTGAGAATGAATGTGTGGCCTTACGCGAGATGGTCAGCATGCAGCAGAGAACCATTCAGGATTTGAATGCTGAGTTGGAGGAGGAGAGAAATTCTTCATCCACAGCGGCCAACGAGGCCATGTCGATGATATTGAGGCTGCAGAGGGAGAAGGCGGAGGTTCAAATGGAGGCTCGCCAATTCAAGCGTTTTGCGGAGGAGAAGATGACGCATGATCAGGAGGAGCTTCTATCTTTGGAAGATTTGCTCTATAAGAGAGAACAGATAATTCAGTCACTTACCTGTGAAGTTCAGGCTTACAAACACAGGTTGATGAGCTTTGGCCTTACTGAGGACGAGGCTGAGGGTGATCAATATGAACTTCCAACCTATGAATATCCTCCTTTGAAGTGTAATGTGATGCATGATGGTATGGATGCCGGTAATGATGACACTGATATAGAGAAATATGCCTTTGGTGAAACTCCAAGTGACCGTTTGAGGAACTTGGAAAATAGGATTTCTCAAATGGAGAAAACTCCTACTTACAGCCGGATGGATGGGGATTTTACAGGAAAAAATATTCTAGAGAAAGTGATTGTTGGTCAGTCTCCAAGACGGATTAAGCATTCTAGGAGATTTTCCAGTGACTCAGCATCTTTGAGTGGGATAGGAAAAGAAATAGGTCCCGAGTCTATGATGGACTCTCCCAAGCTCAATAGTAACTATAGGAGAGATTATTTCTCAGAGTCAGAGGATCCTTCCAATTTCAAGAAGGTACACAATGCATCAGATGGTGACGATATGAGCGACAGAATTTATACAATTGACTCTGTTCATTGTGGGGCACCATATAATGGTTTCACAGATTCCAAAGCTGGTGGTTTTGAAGATTATGCAACCACTCCTAGGGAGTCAGGGAATCATGCTACTGATTTTGAGGATCCCTACATAAAGAAGCTTTATATGAGGCTTCAGGCCCTTGAGGCTGATAGGGAATCAATGAGGCAGGCAATCATTTCAATGCGCACGGATAAAGCACAGGTGGTGTTACTGAAGGAAATAGCTCAACATCTGTGCAAAGAGATgtcaccaaaaagaaaaatg TGGATCTCATCAATTGTTTTCTGGAGAAAGAGAGCTCATcaaagcaa GTACATGTTTGGGCTACCGCCTGAGAGTGTTGGCTTGCTGATGCTCCTAGACAAGGGAATGCATGCAAGGCCGTGGAGATGCGTTTCGAGTACACAAGTGGGGGATTAA
- the LOC114391692 gene encoding myosin-binding protein 7-like isoform X1 yields MASEVAPSSGDLLKCCNCGCGCSLVAHSSGTWMRSVKRKLDEFKMDGQLPIPAIARIEVENECVALREMVSMQQRTIQDLNAELEEERNSSSTAANEAMSMILRLQREKAEVQMEARQFKRFAEEKMTHDQEELLSLEDLLYKREQIIQSLTCEVQAYKHRLMSFGLTEDEAEGDQYELPTYEYPPLKCNVMHDGMDAGNDDTDIEKYAFGETPSDRLRNLENRISQMEKTPTYSRMDGDFTGKNILEKVIVGQSPRRIKHSRRFSSDSASLSGIGKEIGPESMMDSPKLNSNYRRDYFSESEDPSNFKKVHNASDGDDMSDRIYTIDSVHCGAPYNGFTDSKAGGFEDYATTPRESGNHATDFEDPYIKKLYMRLQALEADRESMRQAIISMRTDKAQVVLLKEIAQHLCKEMSPKRKMARKLYFSGNSNSSFVSIFKWISSIVFWRKRAHQSKYMFGLPPESVGLLMLLDKGMHARPWRCVSSTQVGD; encoded by the exons ATGGCTTCGGAAGTAGCCCCATCTTCCGGGGATTTGTTGAAATGTTGCAACTGTGGATGCGGTTGCTCCTTGGTAGCTCATTCTTCGGGGACATGGATGCGATCCGTTAAACGGAAGCTTGATGAGTTCAAAATGGACGGCCAATTACCCATTCCTGCGATTGCGCGGATTGAAGTTGAGAATGAATGTGTGGCCTTACGCGAGATGGTCAGCATGCAGCAGAGAACCATTCAGGATTTGAATGCTGAGTTGGAGGAGGAGAGAAATTCTTCATCCACAGCGGCCAACGAGGCCATGTCGATGATATTGAGGCTGCAGAGGGAGAAGGCGGAGGTTCAAATGGAGGCTCGCCAATTCAAGCGTTTTGCGGAGGAGAAGATGACGCATGATCAGGAGGAGCTTCTATCTTTGGAAGATTTGCTCTATAAGAGAGAACAGATAATTCAGTCACTTACCTGTGAAGTTCAGGCTTACAAACACAGGTTGATGAGCTTTGGCCTTACTGAGGACGAGGCTGAGGGTGATCAATATGAACTTCCAACCTATGAATATCCTCCTTTGAAGTGTAATGTGATGCATGATGGTATGGATGCCGGTAATGATGACACTGATATAGAGAAATATGCCTTTGGTGAAACTCCAAGTGACCGTTTGAGGAACTTGGAAAATAGGATTTCTCAAATGGAGAAAACTCCTACTTACAGCCGGATGGATGGGGATTTTACAGGAAAAAATATTCTAGAGAAAGTGATTGTTGGTCAGTCTCCAAGACGGATTAAGCATTCTAGGAGATTTTCCAGTGACTCAGCATCTTTGAGTGGGATAGGAAAAGAAATAGGTCCCGAGTCTATGATGGACTCTCCCAAGCTCAATAGTAACTATAGGAGAGATTATTTCTCAGAGTCAGAGGATCCTTCCAATTTCAAGAAGGTACACAATGCATCAGATGGTGACGATATGAGCGACAGAATTTATACAATTGACTCTGTTCATTGTGGGGCACCATATAATGGTTTCACAGATTCCAAAGCTGGTGGTTTTGAAGATTATGCAACCACTCCTAGGGAGTCAGGGAATCATGCTACTGATTTTGAGGATCCCTACATAAAGAAGCTTTATATGAGGCTTCAGGCCCTTGAGGCTGATAGGGAATCAATGAGGCAGGCAATCATTTCAATGCGCACGGATAAAGCACAGGTGGTGTTACTGAAGGAAATAGCTCAACATCTGTGCAAAGAGATgtcaccaaaaagaaaaatggcaAGGAAACTGTATTTTTCTGGCAACTCTAACTCTtcgtttgtttcaatttttaag TGGATCTCATCAATTGTTTTCTGGAGAAAGAGAGCTCATcaaagcaa GTACATGTTTGGGCTACCGCCTGAGAGTGTTGGCTTGCTGATGCTCCTAGACAAGGGAATGCATGCAAGGCCGTGGAGATGCGTTTCGAGTACACAAGTGGGGGATTAA